One Thermosphaera aggregans DNA segment encodes these proteins:
- a CDS encoding ArsA family ATPase has product MLQDLIKPYSCCPHVVVVIGKGGVGKTTVSLLLGAALARLGRTLVLSLDPAKHLAKYIGEEVVDREHVLGENLAVRQLDVEKEVARQADQYSSMLKYLLPSLTVLNVDSVVDVVKYMPGVEEEVFLRVLDSVYSSRDYSFIVVDTPPTGVTLRTLYLPLLYMVWLDKLIKVRERIVSLRYVIARTTGREAEARDKALSILLEMKQRYSNLMDVLKNPARTSYVVVATPEPLPVYEMEETVSFLEKRLGAPAKALVLNKILPAEMARRMGVEQQQKAFIEKLSSIKKPLVLINYLGKPTESFEDVKKLESLVEVVG; this is encoded by the coding sequence GTGCTTCAAGACCTTATCAAGCCATACTCCTGCTGCCCGCACGTGGTGGTTGTGATAGGGAAGGGGGGTGTCGGCAAGACCACAGTATCCCTCCTCCTCGGCGCAGCGCTTGCGAGGCTGGGGAGGACGCTGGTTCTAAGCCTCGACCCGGCCAAACACCTGGCAAAGTACATTGGGGAGGAGGTTGTCGACAGGGAGCACGTGCTCGGGGAAAACCTGGCTGTGAGGCAGCTGGATGTTGAAAAGGAGGTTGCCAGACAGGCTGACCAGTACTCCAGCATGCTCAAATACCTTCTACCATCCCTCACAGTCTTAAACGTTGACAGCGTGGTGGACGTTGTCAAGTACATGCCGGGTGTTGAGGAGGAGGTTTTCCTAAGGGTTTTAGACAGCGTATACTCCAGCCGGGACTACAGCTTCATAGTGGTTGACACGCCTCCCACAGGCGTCACCCTTAGAACCCTCTACCTCCCACTGCTCTACATGGTCTGGCTTGACAAGCTGATCAAGGTTAGGGAGAGGATTGTCTCCCTGAGATACGTTATCGCGAGAACCACGGGGAGGGAGGCTGAGGCAAGGGATAAGGCCCTGTCTATTCTCCTCGAGATGAAGCAGCGGTACTCAAACCTCATGGACGTGTTGAAGAATCCTGCGAGAACCTCCTACGTAGTGGTTGCAACCCCGGAGCCTCTGCCGGTTTACGAGATGGAGGAGACTGTTAGCTTCCTGGAGAAGAGGCTCGGGGCTCCCGCTAAAGCCCTCGTGCTCAACAAGATCCTCCCCGCTGAAATGGCTCGGAGAATGGGGGTGGAGCAGCAGCAGAAGGCTTTCATTGAAAAACTCTCCTCTATTAAAAAACCCCTCGTCCTCATAAACTATCTCGGAAAGCCCACGGAGAGCTTCGAGGATGTTAAGAAGCTTGAAAGCCTTGTCGAGGTGGTTGGGTGA
- a CDS encoding AAA family ATPase — protein MGATTQVLDQTGSRDLDKAGAESSTLILQKVVLEGFLSHNKTEVVFEKGVNTIVGPNGAGKSSILEAIYYALTGNGWRIRRKEQLVNLKHSSAKVILEFKHEGKTYRVERLIPSGASEKAMLWELREGKGKVIADRATDVNAKLAEILGIETSKLDGIVLVNQGELTKVFASLSPSERKEILDKLLGLDLYEKISEKLREYCPETSTPYQVCPGANVERTVENIREQVLRKHSGLLERREEYVQKKSEYERKIQEARRRIREERLEEKALELEKARAEKESLSNKLSEINATASSLRGNLQSLLSRIADYEERLAWVEREIREKEKLVKTPSFKERVNSLIKIHGEEKSKREVLKAREEQLKALEKVRGELEKLEAEHGSLVKLEEAVRSLESEKTSALEKLNALNQELGSIEGQERRLVSEIRKLRERIRDVVRGSQLSRIEPLIAEESVEKLEELLRKTEEELASLTAELEKTVREEASKQALKQQVEKSIELLETSPQPECPVCKRPLEGRRKEEILADFRKHLSELEKELRDLESRITLLRTRQSQASVELEGLKQVVEALKEVAGRKAELERLGERKKQVKAVAEQLSARVRQLEEALNKYRSHLSNWRSLVANFDVNTYSQLKGEVEGLNKEIEGLSNEFTRLSTELAGELGLAVRSREEIVQILQEELKKATQAELDLAKLGVEKEKLEADIRDFRKQVEEISARLKELEKARVEVQARLESVEKTLKELEEAGKKLEELKRIIEVSTEHVKLYTSELEKVEKELEDLRNLVKEINKAIRKAMIINYLREKIFHKDGVPRYLRRYYVDLISKMMESWSDVFNLRFYSVRLDENYELQVELAGARGRVLGVPQLSGGEKVAISILGLLALHQIVTRGRIGFLALDEPTEYLDQERRRELINLLKKFRGGEGIPQLIVVTHDVEVRDAADVVYAVRKEEDTEYSRVEREEA, from the coding sequence ATGGGTGCAACTACACAGGTTCTTGATCAAACCGGTTCACGAGACCTGGACAAGGCTGGTGCGGAATCATCCACGCTAATTCTTCAGAAAGTAGTTCTTGAAGGATTCCTCAGCCACAATAAGACAGAGGTGGTGTTTGAGAAAGGAGTAAACACTATTGTTGGACCTAACGGGGCGGGCAAGTCAAGCATTCTAGAAGCAATATACTATGCTTTAACAGGTAATGGATGGAGGATCAGGAGGAAGGAACAACTCGTAAACCTAAAACACAGTAGTGCGAAAGTAATACTTGAGTTTAAACACGAGGGTAAAACATACAGGGTTGAGAGGCTGATCCCTTCAGGCGCATCGGAGAAAGCAATGCTCTGGGAGTTGAGGGAGGGAAAGGGTAAAGTGATAGCGGATAGAGCAACCGATGTAAACGCGAAGCTAGCTGAGATACTGGGGATAGAGACCTCAAAGCTTGACGGGATAGTGCTGGTAAACCAGGGAGAGCTGACAAAGGTTTTCGCATCCCTCAGCCCTTCTGAAAGGAAGGAGATACTTGACAAGCTTCTAGGGCTTGACCTGTATGAAAAAATAAGCGAGAAACTCCGGGAGTACTGCCCCGAGACCAGCACCCCCTACCAAGTATGCCCGGGAGCCAATGTTGAGAGAACGGTTGAGAACATTCGCGAGCAGGTTTTGAGAAAGCATAGTGGGCTCCTGGAGAGAAGGGAGGAGTATGTGCAGAAGAAGAGCGAGTATGAGCGTAAAATACAGGAGGCTAGGAGGAGGATAAGGGAGGAGAGGCTTGAGGAGAAGGCGTTAGAGCTGGAGAAGGCGAGGGCTGAGAAGGAATCCCTGAGTAATAAACTCTCCGAGATCAATGCGACAGCGTCAAGCCTGAGGGGGAACTTGCAATCCCTCCTCTCAAGGATAGCGGATTATGAGGAAAGGCTTGCATGGGTTGAACGAGAGATTCGGGAGAAGGAGAAGCTTGTAAAAACCCCATCCTTCAAGGAGCGGGTTAACAGCCTGATCAAGATCCACGGGGAGGAGAAGAGTAAGAGGGAGGTTCTCAAAGCCAGGGAGGAGCAGCTTAAAGCCCTTGAGAAAGTCCGGGGCGAGCTTGAAAAGCTCGAGGCTGAGCACGGGTCTCTCGTGAAACTAGAGGAAGCGGTCAGGAGCCTGGAGAGCGAGAAAACCAGTGCTCTTGAAAAACTTAACGCATTAAACCAGGAGCTGGGGAGCATAGAGGGGCAGGAGCGCAGGCTTGTAAGCGAGATCAGGAAGCTCCGGGAAAGAATCAGGGATGTTGTAAGGGGGAGTCAGCTTTCAAGGATTGAGCCGCTCATAGCTGAGGAAAGCGTTGAGAAACTTGAAGAACTGCTGAGGAAGACTGAGGAAGAGCTTGCCAGCCTGACCGCTGAGCTGGAGAAAACCGTGAGGGAAGAGGCTAGTAAGCAAGCCTTGAAGCAGCAGGTTGAGAAAAGCATAGAGCTTCTCGAAACCAGCCCCCAGCCCGAGTGCCCCGTGTGCAAGAGGCCCCTGGAAGGGAGGAGGAAGGAGGAGATACTTGCTGATTTCAGAAAACACCTCAGCGAGCTGGAGAAGGAGCTGAGGGATCTCGAGTCCAGGATTACGTTGCTGAGGACGAGGCAGTCCCAGGCTAGTGTCGAGCTGGAGGGTTTGAAACAGGTTGTTGAAGCATTGAAGGAAGTAGCTGGGAGGAAGGCTGAGCTGGAGAGGCTGGGAGAGAGGAAGAAGCAGGTTAAGGCAGTGGCTGAGCAACTCTCGGCAAGGGTTAGACAGCTTGAGGAAGCCTTGAACAAGTATAGAAGCCACCTGTCCAACTGGAGAAGCCTTGTAGCAAACTTCGACGTAAACACGTATAGTCAGCTCAAAGGAGAGGTTGAGGGTTTGAACAAGGAGATAGAAGGGTTGAGCAACGAGTTCACCCGTTTATCAACAGAGCTTGCCGGGGAGCTCGGGTTAGCTGTGAGGAGTCGTGAAGAAATTGTCCAGATACTGCAGGAGGAGCTTAAGAAGGCTACACAAGCTGAGCTAGATCTTGCTAAGCTAGGCGTTGAGAAGGAGAAGCTGGAGGCGGATATAAGGGATTTCAGGAAACAGGTCGAGGAGATAAGTGCACGGCTCAAGGAGCTTGAGAAGGCACGGGTCGAGGTTCAGGCCAGGCTGGAGAGCGTGGAGAAAACCCTCAAGGAGCTTGAGGAAGCTGGTAAGAAGCTGGAGGAGTTGAAAAGGATTATTGAAGTGAGCACGGAGCATGTTAAACTCTACACTAGCGAGCTTGAAAAGGTTGAGAAGGAGCTTGAAGACCTGAGGAACCTGGTTAAAGAAATTAATAAAGCGATAAGGAAAGCCATGATCATCAATTACTTAAGGGAGAAGATATTCCACAAGGACGGTGTTCCCAGGTATCTTAGAAGATACTATGTCGACTTAATTTCGAAAATGATGGAGAGCTGGAGCGATGTGTTCAACCTGCGTTTCTACTCGGTAAGGCTTGATGAAAACTACGAGCTCCAAGTAGAGTTAGCCGGGGCAAGGGGGAGGGTTCTCGGGGTTCCCCAGTTGAGCGGTGGGGAGAAAGTAGCCATAAGCATACTGGGGCTTCTCGCGCTTCACCAGATAGTTACACGAGGGAGAATAGGCTTCCTGGCTTTAGACGAGCCAACCGAGTATTTAGACCAGGAGAGGCGGCGCGAGCTAATCAATCTGTTGAAAAAGTTCAGGGGTGGTGAAGGAATCCCTCAGTTAATAGTGGTAACACACGATGTTGAGGTTAGGGATGCGGCGGATGTAGTGTATGCGGTGAGAAAAGAGGAGGATACAGAGTACTCAAGAGTGGAGAGGGAGGAGGCTTGA
- a CDS encoding type II/IV secretion system ATPase subunit, with product MLQRFFQNLKTILPTSFPTPAGKGGLADASLRVVKRIVEEYLTGYSLEEGVEGLILEEYELPFNIKARIVRNGGLLKYVVEEPPITPAVIEQVSRLVLSVEAGFKDAGLPGAEVVYNYSKIASGYGPLYPFTMDESVEEVSLDRKTGRIHVIHSKYSWYGWLPSNITVSSSLVDKLVLSLARRSGRHISLHNPIAEGLTREGLRVSLTFGDEVSRSGSSIVVRRRPGAPVTITRLIAEGVLNTAVAAYLWLILESKGWVIVAGSVGAGKTTLLQALLTLVPPSRRVVTIEDTPELSGSTGLWDPLVERHLAGKQGASITSYDLLRFALRRRPDYIVVGEVRGVEARLLVQASRLGHGVLTTIHADNPRSVVERLTAPPISIPRSLLRNISAIVMVSNNQGVRRVSALCELGEGSEIRELCSTPGSCGSLTPRVLAHLSERLQGYGDKERVLRVLEEKASFLEDCVSKQVFHHSKLSEKLLEHYLAWKA from the coding sequence ATGCTTCAAAGGTTTTTTCAAAACCTTAAAACCATCCTTCCAACCTCCTTCCCCACCCCAGCGGGAAAAGGAGGGCTTGCAGACGCTTCCCTCAGGGTTGTGAAGAGGATTGTAGAGGAGTATTTAACAGGCTACTCTCTCGAGGAGGGTGTTGAAGGCTTAATCCTGGAGGAGTACGAGCTCCCCTTCAACATTAAGGCAAGGATTGTCAGGAACGGTGGCTTGCTGAAGTATGTTGTCGAGGAGCCGCCTATAACCCCTGCTGTTATTGAACAAGTATCCAGGCTAGTGCTCAGCGTTGAAGCAGGCTTCAAGGATGCAGGGCTTCCCGGAGCGGAGGTGGTTTACAACTACTCGAAGATCGCCAGCGGCTACGGCCCCTTATACCCTTTCACAATGGATGAGAGCGTTGAGGAGGTCAGCTTAGACAGGAAGACCGGGAGGATCCACGTCATCCACTCCAAGTACAGCTGGTACGGGTGGCTCCCCTCCAACATCACCGTGAGCAGCAGCCTCGTCGACAAGCTGGTCCTCTCTCTCGCGAGGAGATCGGGGAGGCATATATCCCTGCACAACCCAATAGCGGAGGGTTTGACAAGGGAGGGTTTAAGGGTTAGCCTAACCTTCGGCGACGAGGTCTCGAGGAGCGGTAGTAGCATAGTGGTTAGGAGGAGGCCCGGAGCCCCTGTAACCATCACCAGGCTGATAGCGGAGGGTGTTTTAAACACGGCTGTTGCAGCATACCTCTGGCTCATCCTCGAGTCGAAGGGCTGGGTGATCGTGGCTGGGAGTGTTGGAGCCGGGAAGACAACCCTCCTCCAGGCACTGCTAACCCTCGTACCTCCTTCAAGAAGGGTTGTCACCATCGAGGACACCCCGGAGCTGAGCGGTTCTACAGGCCTCTGGGACCCGCTTGTTGAGAGGCATTTAGCCGGTAAGCAGGGAGCCAGCATAACCTCCTACGACCTGTTAAGGTTCGCGCTCAGGAGGAGGCCTGACTACATAGTTGTCGGCGAGGTGAGAGGGGTTGAAGCCAGGTTGCTCGTCCAGGCATCCAGGCTCGGCCATGGAGTGTTAACAACCATTCACGCCGACAACCCGAGGTCTGTCGTGGAGAGGCTGACAGCACCCCCTATATCCATACCGCGTAGCCTTCTCAGGAATATTTCAGCAATAGTGATGGTTTCCAACAACCAGGGGGTTAGAAGGGTTTCAGCCTTGTGCGAGCTCGGGGAGGGATCGGAGATCCGTGAGCTCTGCTCTACACCAGGGTCCTGCGGGTCTTTAACACCCAGGGTTTTAGCACACCTATCCGAGAGGCTTCAGGGATACGGCGATAAGGAGAGGGTTCTACGGGTGCTTGAGGAGAAGGCTTCCTTCCTGGAGGATTGTGTCTCCAAGCAGGTTTTCCACCACTCAAAGCTATCCGAGAAGCTCCTGGAGCACTATCTCGCGTGGAAGGCTTGA
- a CDS encoding 2-hydroxyacid dehydrogenase — protein MKAVYMFEPPRNGLEILEKEGIPYSYYPGRQAPPEWLEKELRDAVVLVAAPWNTVPRDLIEKAEMLRLIMVQGSGLDKVDIEAATQRGVCVANAPDYIAETVADHIMALILAHYRNIVRGDRYVREGKWTAGTPQTLIGRTLSGKQVGIVGMGRIGASLARRLKPFGARIVYWDRRAKPEIEHALEAQRMDLDQLVETSDVVAITVALTPETRRLINRDRVFRMKKGALLVNTARGPIVDEKALAERLAQGEIYAALDVFETEPLPQDSPLPRLENTVLTPHLGGFSWEALAETARFVAESVAGFIKQGRLPDTVVNKC, from the coding sequence ATGAAGGCAGTATATATGTTTGAACCCCCTAGGAACGGCCTCGAAATCCTTGAAAAAGAAGGCATCCCCTACTCATACTACCCTGGGAGGCAGGCGCCCCCGGAGTGGCTTGAGAAGGAGCTGAGGGATGCAGTAGTCCTGGTGGCAGCCCCGTGGAACACTGTGCCCAGGGACTTGATCGAGAAGGCTGAGATGCTGAGGCTGATCATGGTTCAGGGCTCAGGGCTCGACAAGGTTGACATAGAGGCTGCCACGCAGCGAGGGGTATGCGTAGCCAACGCCCCGGACTACATAGCGGAGACTGTTGCAGACCATATCATGGCTCTAATACTTGCACACTACAGGAACATTGTCAGAGGCGACAGGTATGTTAGAGAAGGGAAGTGGACTGCCGGGACCCCTCAGACACTGATTGGGAGAACGCTGAGCGGTAAGCAGGTTGGAATAGTGGGGATGGGGAGGATAGGGGCCTCGCTGGCCAGGAGGCTCAAGCCCTTCGGGGCGAGAATAGTCTACTGGGATAGGAGGGCTAAGCCCGAGATAGAGCACGCGCTCGAGGCTCAGAGAATGGATCTAGACCAGCTTGTCGAGACCAGCGACGTGGTGGCAATAACCGTTGCGCTGACCCCTGAGACAAGGAGGCTGATAAACAGGGACAGGGTATTCAGGATGAAGAAAGGAGCCCTGCTTGTCAACACTGCGAGAGGGCCTATAGTTGATGAGAAAGCTCTTGCGGAAAGGCTTGCTCAGGGAGAGATCTACGCGGCCCTCGACGTCTTCGAGACGGAGCCCCTCCCGCAGGACAGCCCGCTGCCTAGGCTTGAAAACACCGTACTAACCCCTCACCTTGGAGGATTCTCCTGGGAGGCCTTGGCGGAGACGGCGAGGTTTGTTGCCGAATCAGTTGCCGGGTTCATCAAGCAGGGCAGGCTTCCTGACACTGTTGTGAACAAGTGCTGA
- a CDS encoding metallophosphoesterase family protein, translating into MLVAHFADTHLGKTLYNISETMRQFIDHFEQAVEQALKEHVDAFIFAGDFFDDKHHLPNRVLKRAIDIVGRITSEGKPVFIVPGDHDRWPQRDDSPIELLRLFSNVYTPGKEIFFAEKALKDGREYVFAGLNYFNVKNSEQSRQALYKYIQGMDRALGKYDVLIMHQNIENYFPLEKGLSISNIPVTPRYVAMGHLHRRIIEKRVIDGRSQVIAYPGSIDIFDIDEVEEARRNGKGFYIVDLTPEEPVVHTVKVEATPFEYVETGVAESEWKPKIAEALARLAKQVNPGNKGILYVKIFVKAGDMVSLERIEGFIVDEKKRRLQGGLELIFHKFVRELVKETFEKASRITQQARGELDTLADFLARELGISPDEAKKLAEHVEGLKEAFKQGDEEAVEQIIEELARATFWSRIGIPDEYVKLEEAKPGRVSEPSAHKPSRITDYFKR; encoded by the coding sequence ATGCTTGTTGCACACTTTGCTGATACTCATCTTGGGAAAACTCTTTACAACATCTCTGAGACCATGAGGCAGTTTATCGATCACTTTGAGCAGGCTGTTGAGCAAGCGCTTAAAGAGCATGTTGACGCGTTTATTTTCGCTGGAGACTTCTTTGATGATAAACACCACCTTCCTAACAGGGTTTTGAAAAGGGCTATAGACATTGTTGGCAGGATAACTAGTGAGGGTAAACCAGTCTTCATTGTTCCAGGCGATCACGACAGGTGGCCGCAAAGAGATGACTCACCAATAGAGCTTCTCAGGCTCTTCAGCAACGTGTACACGCCGGGGAAGGAGATATTCTTCGCTGAGAAGGCTTTGAAGGATGGGAGGGAGTATGTTTTCGCAGGGCTCAACTACTTCAACGTCAAAAATAGTGAACAGAGTAGGCAAGCCCTGTACAAGTACATTCAGGGAATGGATAGGGCCTTGGGCAAGTACGACGTGCTGATAATGCATCAAAACATTGAAAACTACTTCCCACTGGAGAAAGGTCTCAGTATAAGCAACATCCCTGTAACACCAAGGTATGTTGCAATGGGCCATCTCCACCGGAGAATAATCGAGAAGAGAGTTATCGATGGCAGGAGCCAGGTGATAGCGTACCCGGGGAGCATAGATATTTTCGACATTGACGAGGTTGAGGAAGCCAGGAGGAATGGTAAGGGATTCTACATAGTTGACCTCACCCCTGAGGAGCCTGTCGTGCACACGGTTAAAGTGGAGGCAACGCCTTTCGAATACGTGGAGACAGGCGTGGCTGAGTCGGAGTGGAAGCCTAAGATAGCTGAAGCATTGGCAAGGCTTGCGAAGCAGGTTAACCCGGGTAACAAGGGAATACTGTACGTCAAGATATTCGTGAAGGCAGGGGATATGGTAAGCCTCGAGAGGATAGAAGGCTTCATAGTCGATGAGAAGAAGAGGAGGCTCCAAGGCGGGCTGGAACTCATATTCCACAAGTTCGTGAGGGAACTCGTGAAGGAAACCTTTGAGAAAGCAAGCAGGATAACACAGCAAGCAAGAGGAGAGCTCGACACGCTCGCGGACTTCCTGGCCAGGGAGCTAGGGATCTCCCCTGATGAGGCTAAAAAACTAGCAGAGCATGTGGAAGGCTTGAAAGAAGCCTTCAAGCAGGGTGATGAGGAAGCGGTGGAGCAGATTATAGAGGAATTGGCTAGGGCAACCTTCTGGAGCAGGATCGGGATACCGGATGAATACGTTAAACTAGAGGAGGCAAAGCCCGGTAGGGTAAGCGAGCCCAGTGCTCACAAACCATCCAGGATCACGGACTACTTTAAAAGGTGA
- a CDS encoding carbon starvation protein A — translation MYPILILVIVLVIYVLAYVFYGKKILEQRVTKADPNRPTPALTKFDGVDYVPANKYVLYGHHFASIAGAGPITGPALALNWGWGLPLIWVLFGNVFIGAVHDYLAIMSSVRYGGLSVMSISESTMGKKARYVFLAYTWFALILVLAAFLSVASSTFISVPSAATVAVFYMPLALLFGVMVYRFGVNVKKATVIALVLEVVLIYASYYTQLVMPGDAPVPYQTWVVILAAYSFIAASLPVWFLLQPRDYLNAYLLWGFVALAILAPLAIPLIGLTGPLITSFVAKGATIGAIGEAARADIAWFWPTVPLTIACGALSGFHSVVGSGTTSKQLANELDALLVGYGGMLTEGAVSSLAVILPAAIVWDFTAFASNAGLTTATLLNSGLNVTATPTVLNLAGTARFYTSYGLVQALMWSSS, via the coding sequence ATGTACCCGATCCTCATCCTCGTGATCGTTCTCGTTATCTACGTGCTGGCATACGTCTTCTACGGGAAGAAGATACTTGAGCAACGGGTCACAAAGGCAGACCCTAACAGGCCGACCCCTGCGCTGACCAAGTTCGACGGCGTCGACTATGTTCCAGCCAATAAGTACGTTCTATACGGCCACCACTTCGCATCGATCGCCGGGGCGGGGCCTATCACCGGTCCAGCGCTCGCGCTTAACTGGGGCTGGGGGCTCCCGCTCATATGGGTGCTGTTCGGCAACGTCTTCATCGGTGCAGTCCACGACTACCTTGCAATAATGTCGAGCGTCAGGTACGGCGGCTTATCGGTGATGAGTATTTCAGAGTCCACGATGGGGAAGAAGGCGAGGTATGTATTCCTAGCGTACACCTGGTTCGCCCTGATCCTGGTTCTCGCAGCATTCCTCAGCGTTGCGTCATCAACATTCATAAGCGTTCCCTCAGCAGCCACGGTTGCAGTCTTCTACATGCCTCTAGCCTTATTGTTCGGCGTGATGGTGTACAGGTTCGGGGTCAACGTTAAGAAGGCAACCGTCATAGCGCTCGTCCTCGAGGTGGTGCTGATATATGCTAGCTACTACACCCAGCTAGTCATGCCTGGGGACGCGCCCGTCCCGTATCAGACATGGGTTGTTATACTTGCGGCCTACAGCTTCATCGCGGCGTCGCTACCGGTATGGTTCCTGCTCCAGCCTAGGGACTACTTGAACGCATACCTGCTGTGGGGCTTCGTAGCCCTGGCGATCCTAGCCCCTCTAGCAATACCTCTCATAGGGCTGACCGGCCCCTTGATAACCAGCTTCGTCGCTAAGGGAGCCACTATCGGGGCGATCGGCGAGGCAGCGAGGGCTGACATAGCATGGTTCTGGCCCACAGTCCCCTTGACGATCGCGTGTGGAGCGCTGTCAGGCTTCCACTCCGTAGTAGGTTCGGGGACAACGTCTAAGCAGCTTGCCAACGAGCTCGACGCCCTCCTCGTAGGGTATGGTGGAATGTTGACGGAGGGAGCTGTCTCATCCCTTGCTGTAATACTTCCGGCCGCCATAGTCTGGGATTTCACAGCCTTCGCATCCAACGCTGGCTTAACAACCGCCACGCTCCTGAACTCCGGGCTTAACGTGACGGCCACGCCCACGGTGTTAAACCTGGCTGGAACCGCCAGGTTCTACACATCCTACGGCCTAGTGCAAGCGCTCATGTGGTCGAGCTCCTAG
- a CDS encoding carbon starvation CstA family protein — protein sequence MVELLGVENFPALYKGFSTFAAWALSAFVLTTLDTANRLARFAWVELFDWVKPRKPGVHKVIANRWIASLIPILLGAVMALPQVTDPLTGRLIYAYQLIWPAFAGTNQLLAAIALLTEALWVYAVLKVRGKVSLLIMAPAVFLWVTVTSALFIWLLLVVPSLPALYIATTGLIVAVSLALDIALILLFVKSLRHASVKA from the coding sequence GTGGTCGAGCTCCTAGGGGTTGAGAACTTCCCAGCCCTGTACAAAGGATTCTCAACCTTTGCCGCATGGGCTCTCTCAGCATTCGTGCTGACAACGCTCGACACTGCTAACAGGCTGGCAAGGTTTGCATGGGTGGAGCTGTTCGACTGGGTTAAGCCCAGGAAGCCCGGCGTTCACAAGGTGATAGCCAACAGGTGGATTGCATCCCTGATACCGATACTGCTTGGAGCGGTAATGGCTCTGCCGCAGGTCACGGACCCGTTGACAGGCAGGCTGATATATGCCTACCAGCTGATATGGCCAGCATTCGCAGGGACAAACCAGTTGCTCGCGGCAATAGCACTGCTCACCGAGGCTTTATGGGTTTACGCGGTCTTGAAGGTCAGGGGTAAGGTCAGCCTCCTGATCATGGCCCCGGCAGTGTTCCTCTGGGTGACGGTTACATCAGCACTCTTCATCTGGCTCCTCCTCGTTGTGCCAAGCCTGCCAGCACTCTATATTGCTACTACAGGTCTCATAGTAGCTGTGTCTCTAGCGCTGGATATCGCCCTGATACTGCTGTTCGTTAAATCCCTGAGGCATGCCAGCGTGAAAGCATAA
- a CDS encoding RtcB family protein, translating to MVSVRVEKIGDYEWVIPRGAKPCMLTDALVFADEYLIKKMHEDLTLEQAANVACLPGIRLKSYVMPDGHQGYGFPIGGVAGFDMEEGVISPGGVGYDINCGVRVLRTEMDEEDVRPRLKEIVEALFRNVPSGVGSTGHLRLSVSDLDEVLNHGVKWAVEHGFGWERDMEHIEERGSMRDADASKVSRVAKQRGHEQLGTLGAGNHFLEIQVVDEIYDPEAAKTLGITRVGQVTLMIHTGSRGLGHQVASDYLVTMERAMRKYGIQVPDRELAAVPFNSPEGQDYFKAMAAAANFAWTNRQIITHWVRESFKQVFKKPPEELGLEIIYDVAHNIAKKEEHVVNGEKYRVVVHRKGATRAFPPGHPDIPADYRSIGQPVLIPGSMGTASYILVGTAQGARTWFSAPHGAGRWLSRGEAIRSYSPEKITEELARKGVVLRAATKRVISEEAPGAYKDVDKVVLTAHKVGIARMVVRMRPIGVVKG from the coding sequence ATGGTTAGTGTTAGAGTTGAGAAGATAGGGGATTATGAATGGGTTATCCCTAGAGGAGCTAAGCCGTGCATGCTCACCGATGCCTTGGTGTTCGCTGACGAGTACTTGATTAAGAAGATGCATGAGGATTTAACCCTGGAGCAGGCTGCTAACGTGGCATGCCTCCCCGGGATCAGGCTGAAGTCTTACGTGATGCCTGACGGGCACCAGGGCTACGGGTTCCCAATAGGCGGCGTGGCGGGGTTCGACATGGAGGAGGGTGTGATAAGCCCTGGTGGAGTAGGCTACGATATAAACTGCGGGGTCAGGGTGTTGAGGACTGAGATGGATGAGGAGGATGTGAGGCCGAGGCTTAAAGAGATTGTGGAGGCGTTGTTCAGGAACGTGCCAAGCGGTGTTGGCTCAACAGGGCATTTAAGGCTTAGCGTGAGCGACCTGGACGAGGTTTTAAACCACGGTGTTAAATGGGCGGTGGAGCACGGGTTCGGATGGGAAAGGGATATGGAGCATATTGAGGAAAGAGGGAGCATGAGGGATGCCGACGCGAGCAAGGTCAGCAGGGTTGCTAAGCAGAGGGGGCATGAGCAGCTTGGAACACTCGGAGCTGGAAACCACTTCCTCGAAATACAGGTGGTTGACGAGATCTACGACCCCGAGGCTGCTAAAACCCTGGGTATAACCCGGGTGGGGCAGGTAACCCTCATGATCCACACCGGGAGCAGGGGGCTGGGCCACCAGGTTGCGAGCGACTACCTGGTAACCATGGAGAGGGCTATGAGGAAGTACGGGATACAGGTCCCTGACAGGGAGCTTGCCGCAGTACCCTTCAACTCGCCCGAGGGCCAGGACTACTTCAAAGCTATGGCCGCGGCCGCGAACTTCGCCTGGACTAACAGGCAGATCATAACCCACTGGGTTAGGGAGAGCTTCAAGCAGGTTTTCAAGAAGCCCCCGGAGGAGCTGGGTCTCGAAATAATATACGACGTAGCCCACAATATAGCTAAGAAGGAGGAGCACGTGGTCAACGGGGAGAAGTACAGGGTTGTAGTCCACAGGAAGGGGGCCACGAGGGCCTTCCCGCCGGGACACCCCGACATACCCGCGGACTACAGGAGCATAGGCCAGCCCGTATTAATACCTGGTAGCATGGGCACGGCCAGCTACATACTGGTTGGGACAGCCCAGGGGGCGAGGACATGGTTCAGCGCCCCGCACGGAGCGGGCAGGTGGCTGAGCAGGGGTGAGGCGATAAGATCCTACAGCCCTGAGAAAATAACCGAGGAGCTTGCGAGGAAGGGTGTTGTGCTGAGGGCTGCGACTAAAAGAGTGATCAGTGAGGAAGCCCCCGGAGCCTACAAGGACGTGGACAAGGTGGTGTTGACAGCGCACAAGGTAGGGATTGCTAGAATGGTTGTAAGGATGCGCCCAATAGGAGTTGTTAAAGGATAG